In one window of Opitutus sp. GAS368 DNA:
- a CDS encoding substrate-binding domain-containing protein — MNSSPLPFEIPKRMSLAAQAADSIKQAITDGTWREYLPSERRLCGMLRVSRPTIRTALRMLSEKGMVEIHQGRRNRLLSQPRQAPKRQSRLIGLVTPEPFTHLAVATYQIISEMRGHLSEQGFTTEVLVCQAQSVRAQRRKLEEFVRHNRVLCCVLLSVSKDLQQWCSENSVPALVLGSCHSEVKLPSLDIDYRSVCRHAGGIFLSKGHRRMALVVPHSGVAGDLASEVGFMESIQLNRQIDARASIVRHNGTAQNISAKLDVLFNSAHAPTALLVAKPQHVFIVILYLLKHGLTVPDTVSFIARDHDHIFETVSPPIAYYSPQDDTFAHRLSRLMLQMVNHGNLEPQPNLIFPKYFPGGTVKQLG, encoded by the coding sequence ATGAACAGCTCCCCACTCCCCTTTGAGATCCCCAAACGTATGTCGTTGGCGGCCCAAGCTGCCGACTCGATCAAGCAGGCGATCACCGACGGCACTTGGCGGGAATACCTCCCGAGTGAGCGCCGCCTATGCGGTATGCTGCGCGTGAGCCGCCCCACCATTCGCACTGCGCTGCGCATGCTTTCCGAGAAGGGAATGGTCGAAATACACCAGGGCCGACGCAACCGCCTGTTGTCCCAACCACGTCAGGCCCCCAAACGGCAGAGCCGGCTCATCGGCCTCGTTACCCCCGAACCATTCACCCATCTGGCAGTCGCCACCTACCAAATCATCAGCGAAATGCGCGGGCACCTCTCCGAGCAGGGTTTCACCACTGAAGTGCTAGTATGCCAGGCACAAAGCGTGCGAGCGCAGCGGCGCAAACTCGAGGAATTTGTCCGGCATAACCGGGTCCTCTGCTGCGTGCTCCTTTCCGTCAGCAAGGATCTTCAGCAGTGGTGCTCCGAAAATTCGGTGCCGGCCCTCGTGCTCGGCTCCTGCCACAGCGAGGTCAAGCTGCCCTCGCTGGACATCGACTACCGCTCGGTCTGCCGTCACGCCGGTGGCATTTTCCTCTCGAAGGGTCATCGCCGGATGGCACTGGTTGTGCCCCATTCAGGGGTGGCTGGCGATCTCGCCAGCGAGGTCGGCTTCATGGAGTCCATCCAACTCAACCGTCAGATCGACGCCCGGGCGAGCATTGTGCGCCACAACGGAACGGCCCAGAACATCAGCGCCAAGCTGGACGTCTTGTTCAACTCCGCCCACGCCCCCACCGCCTTGCTCGTGGCCAAGCCCCAGCACGTGTTCATCGTCATTCTCTACTTGCTAAAGCACGGCCTGACCGTTCCGGATACCGTCTCCTTCATTGCTCGCGACCATGACCACATTTTCGAGACGGTCAGCCCGCCGATCGCGTATTACAGTCCGCAGGACGACACCTTCGCTCACCGGCTTTCCCGATTGATGCTCCAGATGGTGAATCACGGCAATCTCGAGCCGCAACCCAACCTGATCTTCCCTAAATACTTCCCTGGCGGGACCGTGAAACAACTTGGCTGA
- a CDS encoding dihydrodipicolinate synthase family protein: MKLLPSVRIWSAAPTPLTPDFRVDVPSVERMVQDAVRHGVHGLFLAGTCGEGPWLQDRERQVLVRTAVKAAGGKLKIAMQASDNSVPRILDNTQAAAEAGADYVIIAAPATFLNATPERVVAHFTEAVNASPLPVGIYDLGKHRPVVIPEARLKEIYLLPKVHLVKDSSGDKARRAAALAARQEKPALQLFNGDEFRCFEYLEVGYDGFMFGGAAAVGPQLNRMVRLFRANQLAEAQALDADMKRILYGIYGGQSIACWLTGLKYYMMRRGLFTTTSSFLGYPLTEECRAFIERYAETGL, translated from the coding sequence ATGAAATTGCTGCCCTCCGTAAGAATATGGTCTGCTGCACCGACTCCGCTCACCCCGGATTTTCGCGTGGACGTGCCCTCGGTTGAGCGAATGGTGCAAGACGCCGTTCGTCACGGCGTGCACGGATTGTTCCTGGCCGGCACCTGCGGCGAGGGGCCTTGGCTGCAGGACCGGGAAAGGCAGGTCTTGGTGCGGACTGCGGTAAAAGCGGCCGGCGGCAAGCTGAAGATTGCCATGCAGGCTTCCGACAATTCGGTGCCGCGCATCCTGGATAACACCCAAGCGGCGGCCGAGGCCGGCGCGGATTATGTGATCATCGCCGCGCCAGCGACGTTCTTGAATGCGACGCCGGAGCGCGTGGTGGCGCACTTCACCGAGGCCGTAAATGCCAGCCCGCTGCCGGTGGGGATCTATGATCTGGGGAAGCACCGCCCGGTGGTCATTCCCGAGGCCCGGCTGAAGGAAATCTACCTGCTGCCCAAGGTGCATCTGGTGAAAGACAGCTCCGGTGACAAGGCGCGCCGCGCCGCGGCCCTGGCCGCCCGCCAGGAGAAGCCCGCGCTGCAACTTTTCAATGGCGATGAGTTCCGGTGCTTCGAATACCTTGAGGTCGGATACGATGGTTTCATGTTTGGCGGAGCGGCGGCCGTGGGTCCGCAACTCAATCGCATGGTCCGGCTTTTCCGCGCGAACCAATTGGCCGAGGCCCAAGCGCTCGATGCCGACATGAAGCGCATCCTCTACGGGATTTACGGCGGCCAGTCCATCGCCTGCTGGCTCACCGGCTTGAAATACTACATGATGCGCCGCGGATTGTTCACGACAACCAGCAGTTTCCTGGGCTACCCGCTGACCGAGGAGTGCCGCGCGTTCATCGAACGCTACGCGGAAACGGGCTTGTAA
- a CDS encoding HAD family phosphatase, translating into MQLNPEGVIFDLDGTLIASEGIYRDAWRQAARELGIALTDEVYARLIGLNRHDTIIKLAEMWSGREQAESFVDLSQHHYDTMVAKQGHALRPGVRSLLDHLARQKMPLAVATSSARQLALDTLAAAKLTDYFQVVVGGDEIARGKPGPEIYLEAAARLGCNPTSCVAFEDSVNGATAALWAGMTVVLVPELGTPAHDRLARVIRLGDHNAAIDLFPAGN; encoded by the coding sequence ATGCAACTGAACCCTGAAGGCGTTATCTTTGACCTCGATGGCACTTTGATTGCATCCGAGGGCATCTACCGCGACGCGTGGCGGCAAGCTGCCCGGGAGTTGGGAATTGCACTTACGGACGAGGTCTATGCCCGCTTGATTGGACTTAACCGCCACGACACCATCATAAAGCTGGCCGAAATGTGGTCTGGGCGCGAGCAGGCCGAAAGCTTCGTGGACCTTTCGCAGCACCACTACGACACCATGGTAGCCAAACAAGGTCATGCCTTACGGCCTGGTGTGCGAAGTTTGCTCGATCATTTAGCCCGACAAAAGATGCCTCTCGCGGTGGCGACGTCCTCGGCCCGGCAACTGGCACTTGATACCTTGGCGGCAGCAAAATTGACTGACTACTTCCAGGTGGTGGTCGGAGGCGACGAGATTGCAAGGGGCAAGCCGGGCCCAGAAATCTATCTCGAGGCCGCCGCCCGTTTGGGTTGCAATCCCACCAGTTGCGTTGCTTTCGAGGACTCTGTGAACGGTGCAACAGCCGCACTTTGGGCGGGTATGACAGTGGTGCTCGTCCCGGAACTGGGAACGCCAGCGCACGATCGGCTCGCGCGGGTGATTCGCCTGGGTGACCATAACGCCGCGATCGATCTCTTCCCTGCTGGGAATTGA
- a CDS encoding C-terminal binding protein codes for MPSRPQIVNVDCNFTYELERRRIEAAGADLVLRRARTEDEIILACRDAAVVLFENADTPLNARVIAALPKCQAIVRYGVGVDSIDLVEATRQGVVVANSADYCTEEVSDHSTALILAAARRIAVLDRRIRSGGWVGYDPQQPLRRVACLTLGLLGWGRIAQAVARKMSGFNMRIIVADPYVQSLPPGSPIELVSRDQLLRESDLLSLHLPLNVETRHLMNEQTLGLMKPTAYLVNTSRGGIIDEAALVRALQQDRLGGAALDVFEVEPLPAPSPLRTLEQVTLTPHYAASSQDSMRHLHGTVTDSVEALLGGHWPPFPVNGKVVPREALRPWKDFRPGR; via the coding sequence ATGCCCAGCCGCCCGCAGATCGTAAATGTAGATTGCAACTTCACGTATGAGCTGGAGCGCCGGCGCATCGAGGCCGCCGGCGCCGACCTTGTCCTGCGGCGGGCGCGCACGGAGGACGAGATCATCCTGGCCTGCCGGGACGCGGCGGTGGTTCTCTTCGAAAACGCGGACACCCCGCTGAACGCCCGGGTCATCGCGGCGCTGCCGAAGTGCCAGGCCATCGTGCGGTATGGTGTTGGGGTCGACAGCATCGATCTGGTGGAAGCGACGCGGCAAGGCGTGGTGGTGGCCAACTCGGCGGACTACTGCACGGAGGAGGTTTCGGATCATTCTACGGCCCTCATTCTGGCGGCGGCCCGCCGGATCGCCGTCCTCGATCGAAGGATCCGATCGGGCGGTTGGGTCGGCTACGATCCGCAGCAGCCGCTGCGTCGCGTCGCCTGTCTGACCTTGGGCCTATTGGGCTGGGGGCGGATCGCCCAGGCCGTTGCGCGAAAAATGTCCGGGTTTAACATGCGGATCATCGTGGCCGACCCCTACGTGCAGTCCCTTCCTCCCGGTTCTCCGATTGAACTGGTTTCACGCGATCAGCTGCTGCGCGAGTCGGACCTGCTGTCCCTTCATCTGCCGCTGAACGTGGAGACCCGGCACCTGATGAACGAGCAGACGCTCGGGCTGATGAAGCCGACCGCGTATCTGGTGAACACAAGTCGCGGCGGGATTATCGATGAAGCTGCGCTGGTCCGGGCCCTGCAGCAGGACAGGCTGGGGGGCGCGGCCCTTGATGTGTTCGAGGTGGAGCCATTGCCCGCCCCCAGCCCGTTGCGCACGCTTGAACAGGTCACCCTGACGCCGCATTACGCGGCTTCCTCGCAGGATTCAATGCGGCATCTGCACGGCACGGTGACGGATTCAGTGGAAGCCCTGCTCGGCGGGCATTGGCCGCCGTTTCCGGTCAACGGCAAAGTGGTGCCGCGGGAGGCCCTGCGGCCGTGGAAGGATTTTCGGCCGGGACGCTAA
- a CDS encoding aldolase/citrate lyase family protein has product MRASLIRSRLQQGLPARIAALYYPTAMMPAHAARAGFDALWLDAEHNTWDRREIQRLAALHHLANIDCLVRTGSRNANELYHLLEDGVTALMIPLVDTAEDAAHLAAAVKFPPLGQRGLDGASLDNNFYLGAADKYPAAANTETFLILQIETPEALANLDQIAGTPGVDGLFLGPGDLSIRLDCPMDWSHPKMTGAEDAVAAAAARHRIAWGRPAGNVEQIARIVRKGGKLIAHGSDFGAIMTMLPVYAKNLSDGIARS; this is encoded by the coding sequence ATGCGCGCCTCACTCATCCGCTCCCGGCTGCAACAGGGTCTCCCCGCCCGCATCGCCGCCCTCTACTACCCCACGGCGATGATGCCGGCCCATGCCGCCCGGGCGGGGTTTGACGCCCTCTGGCTCGACGCCGAGCACAACACCTGGGACCGGCGCGAGATCCAGCGCCTGGCCGCCCTCCATCATCTCGCCAACATCGACTGCCTCGTCCGCACCGGCAGCCGCAATGCCAACGAGCTCTACCATCTGCTCGAGGACGGGGTGACCGCCCTGATGATTCCGCTGGTCGATACCGCGGAGGACGCCGCCCACCTCGCCGCCGCGGTCAAATTCCCGCCCCTTGGCCAGCGCGGCCTCGACGGCGCCAGCCTTGACAACAACTTCTATCTCGGCGCCGCCGACAAGTATCCGGCGGCGGCCAACACCGAGACCTTCCTGATCCTGCAGATCGAGACCCCCGAGGCACTCGCGAATCTCGACCAAATTGCCGGCACGCCGGGCGTGGACGGACTCTTCCTGGGACCCGGCGACCTGTCCATCCGGCTGGACTGCCCCATGGACTGGAGCCACCCCAAGATGACCGGGGCCGAGGACGCCGTGGCCGCAGCGGCGGCAAGACATCGCATCGCCTGGGGGCGGCCCGCCGGGAATGTCGAGCAAATCGCGCGCATCGTCCGGAAAGGCGGCAAGCTTATCGCCCACGGCAGCGACTTTGGCGCGATCATGACAATGCTGCCCGTCTATGCGAAAAATCTCTCGGATGGCATCGCCCGATCATGA
- a CDS encoding 3-hydroxybutyrate dehydrogenase, with the protein MKGKVALVTGSTSGIGLGLARALAREGAHVMLHGLGPAAEIEQLRATLAGETGVQVHAHDADLGGVGEAARLVADTERIFGRLDILVNNAGIQFVSPVEDFPPEHWARIQEIILGSSFHAIRAVVPGMRRRGWGRIINLASVHGLVASPFKSAYVAAKHGQIGLTKTVALELAETAITCNAICPGYVRTPLVEGQIERQAQLHRLPREQVIRDVILAAQPSRRFVEVEEVAALAVFLCGEPARSITGAAIAIDGGWSAR; encoded by the coding sequence ATGAAGGGCAAGGTTGCGCTGGTCACCGGTTCAACCAGCGGCATCGGGCTCGGCCTGGCCCGGGCGTTGGCTCGCGAGGGCGCGCACGTGATGTTGCACGGGCTCGGGCCGGCCGCCGAGATCGAGCAGCTGCGCGCGACCTTGGCCGGGGAGACCGGCGTGCAGGTGCATGCGCATGACGCCGATCTGGGCGGGGTGGGTGAGGCGGCGCGGCTGGTGGCCGACACCGAGAGGATTTTCGGCCGGCTCGACATCCTGGTCAACAACGCCGGCATCCAGTTTGTCTCCCCGGTCGAGGACTTTCCGCCGGAGCATTGGGCGCGCATCCAGGAGATCATTCTCGGCTCCAGCTTCCACGCGATCCGCGCCGTGGTGCCCGGCATGAGGCGGCGCGGCTGGGGCCGGATCATCAACCTGGCGTCGGTCCACGGCCTCGTGGCTTCGCCCTTCAAGAGCGCCTACGTCGCCGCGAAACACGGGCAGATCGGCCTCACCAAGACCGTGGCGCTTGAACTGGCAGAAACCGCGATCACCTGTAACGCGATCTGCCCCGGTTACGTGCGGACGCCGCTCGTCGAGGGGCAGATCGAGCGCCAGGCGCAGCTGCACCGGCTGCCGCGGGAACAAGTGATTCGTGACGTGATCCTCGCCGCCCAGCCCAGTCGTCGCTTCGTGGAGGTGGAGGAGGTCGCCGCGCTCGCGGTTTTTCTCTGCGGTGAGCCGGCACGTTCCATCACGGGGGCGGCGATCGCCATCGACGGCGGGTGGTCCGCGCGCTGA
- a CDS encoding dihydrodipicolinate synthase family protein, which produces MTKKRIAGMVWSATPTPLTQDRRVDVPSVHRLVEHHVKMGVTGLMLAGTCGEGPWLSDRDRETMVRTSAAAAGRRLRIAAQVTDNSAVRTLANIEQVAAWGAEIAVVAQPYFFLNGTADRQLAFYREIARHSPLPVGFYDRGEAGSYVMPETHLAEFLTEPNIVMVKDSSQSPAHRDAFLAARKLRPALVLLDGDEFDCVSYLQAGYDGLLLGGGIFNASLAHRIIRAVRTGDTAGAARLQARMNDLMLRVYGGSGIECWMTGLKELLVQMGIFSTNANLLDYPLTAECRRQIADAVSGADGLGYRADLFEPASANQGTPR; this is translated from the coding sequence ATGACGAAAAAAAGAATCGCAGGAATGGTCTGGTCGGCAACCCCGACGCCACTGACGCAGGATCGGCGCGTTGATGTTCCCTCGGTGCATCGCCTGGTGGAGCACCACGTGAAAATGGGCGTGACCGGCCTGATGCTCGCTGGCACCTGCGGAGAGGGCCCTTGGTTGTCCGACCGGGATCGCGAGACGATGGTCCGGACGTCGGCGGCCGCGGCGGGAAGGCGCCTGCGGATTGCCGCGCAAGTGACCGACAATTCGGCGGTCCGCACGCTGGCCAATATCGAGCAGGTTGCGGCGTGGGGCGCCGAGATCGCCGTCGTGGCGCAGCCCTATTTCTTCCTGAACGGGACGGCGGACCGCCAGTTGGCTTTCTACCGGGAGATCGCCCGGCACAGCCCGCTGCCGGTCGGATTCTATGACCGGGGCGAGGCCGGCTCTTATGTCATGCCGGAGACCCATCTCGCCGAATTCCTCACGGAACCCAACATCGTCATGGTGAAGGACAGTTCGCAGTCGCCGGCGCATCGTGACGCTTTCCTGGCCGCGCGCAAGTTGAGGCCGGCGCTGGTGCTGCTCGATGGCGACGAATTCGACTGCGTGAGCTACCTGCAGGCCGGCTACGACGGTCTCCTGCTTGGCGGCGGCATCTTCAACGCCAGCCTCGCCCACCGGATCATCCGCGCCGTGCGGACGGGTGATACGGCCGGGGCGGCCCGGCTGCAGGCGCGCATGAACGACCTGATGCTGCGGGTCTACGGCGGGTCCGGGATCGAGTGCTGGATGACCGGGTTGAAGGAACTGCTGGTGCAGATGGGAATTTTTTCCACCAATGCCAACCTGCTGGATTATCCGCTGACCGCGGAGTGCCGCCGGCAGATCGCCGATGCGGTCAGCGGCGCCGACGGACTGGGTTATCGCGCCGATCTTTTCGAACCGGCGTCCGCCAACCAAGGAACACCAAGATGA
- a CDS encoding MFS transporter, whose protein sequence is MPASTQPSAASFQPPPGAWLTVALLWVTAGLSYLDRLMVTTMRGSLNAAIPMTEAQFGLLTAVFLTVYAICSPFAGYFADRFNRSRVIIGSLFLWSLVTGLTACARTYEQLLITRALMGVTQAACMPASVALIVEYHRGATRSLASGLLLSGAMSGGALAGLGGSLAESHDWAYAFQLFGLVGVGFSGLLLALLRDPPATEGAPSTKDAVPTLRIGEAFTHLLTNRGYLVMLVYACVLGVVSWSVVGWMPTYIKEHFNLSQGAAGLSATIYLNVAALVGMLVGGAWADRWSRTNEQARILVPVVGLCLAAPAVLLIANTGTLALALGGLVVYGMARNFADANQMPILCLVVDARYRAMSWGLSTFFSCLVGAAGIYVGGLLRDAQIDVSRVFQFASANLLVCAGLLFALRRRKAARAA, encoded by the coding sequence ATGCCCGCGTCCACTCAGCCCTCGGCCGCTTCCTTCCAACCTCCCCCCGGTGCCTGGCTGACCGTGGCCCTGCTCTGGGTCACCGCGGGCCTGAGCTATCTCGACCGACTGATGGTCACGACCATGCGTGGTTCGCTCAACGCGGCGATTCCCATGACCGAGGCGCAGTTCGGTTTGCTCACGGCGGTCTTTCTCACCGTTTACGCCATCTGCAGCCCATTCGCCGGCTATTTTGCGGACCGGTTTAATCGCAGCCGCGTCATCATCGGCAGTCTCTTCCTTTGGTCCCTGGTCACCGGCCTGACCGCCTGCGCCAGGACCTATGAACAGCTGCTCATCACCCGGGCACTCATGGGTGTGACCCAAGCCGCGTGCATGCCGGCCTCCGTCGCACTCATCGTGGAATACCATCGGGGGGCCACCCGCTCGCTGGCCTCCGGCTTGCTTCTCAGCGGCGCCATGAGCGGCGGCGCGCTGGCCGGACTGGGCGGATCTCTGGCGGAAAGCCATGACTGGGCCTATGCCTTTCAGCTCTTCGGCTTGGTTGGCGTGGGATTCTCGGGGCTGCTGCTGGCCTTGCTGCGCGATCCTCCCGCGACGGAAGGCGCGCCCTCCACCAAGGACGCCGTCCCCACCCTGCGCATCGGCGAGGCTTTCACCCACCTTCTGACCAACCGCGGCTATCTCGTCATGCTCGTCTACGCCTGCGTGCTTGGCGTGGTCAGCTGGTCGGTCGTCGGCTGGATGCCCACCTATATCAAGGAACACTTCAATCTCTCCCAAGGGGCGGCCGGCCTGTCCGCCACGATCTACCTGAACGTCGCTGCCCTGGTCGGCATGCTGGTCGGTGGCGCCTGGGCCGACCGCTGGAGCCGCACGAACGAGCAAGCCCGCATCCTCGTGCCGGTGGTCGGCCTCTGCCTGGCCGCCCCGGCTGTGCTGCTTATCGCCAATACCGGGACGCTGGCCCTGGCCCTGGGCGGTCTGGTCGTCTACGGGATGGCGCGGAATTTTGCGGACGCCAACCAGATGCCGATTCTCTGCCTGGTCGTGGACGCCCGTTACCGGGCCATGAGTTGGGGTCTGTCGACTTTCTTCAGCTGCCTCGTGGGCGCCGCCGGCATCTACGTGGGCGGACTCCTGCGGGATGCCCAGATCGACGTCAGCCGGGTCTTCCAGTTCGCCTCCGCCAATCTCCTGGTCTGCGCCGGGCTGCTCTTCGCCCTGCGCCGCCGGAAAGCCGCCCGCGCGGCCTGA
- a CDS encoding sialidase family protein → MSTPTITLADKVFSPSRRMLLVGIAAGLLSVSSVAASLPPHDLDPTPEHPRNSEGSYLTLRSGRILFEYSQFSDGQQDHSPSAIAEIHSDDQGRTWSQPKVVVPTGTYQNVMSVSLLRLASGKIARFYAVKRSKWLDCHAMISLSSDEGGTWSEPRPVTAAPGYFVLNNDRVIQTKTGRIIVPFGFHRSRGVADEESSWDPRALAIWYYSDDEGASWKESDTWWAIPALSTSGLQEPGVVELSDGSVYAWFRTDQGAQYESISKDNGVSWSLPRPTELKSPVSPASIKRLPHSATLMVVYNDHSGKVPAPANPKQRAPLAVAFSTDGARTWGPSQVIEDDLTGWYCYTAIHFTDDAVLLSYVAGNAEIGRLSRLRLRRIPFASLPVPPN, encoded by the coding sequence ATGTCTACTCCTACTATTACCCTTGCCGACAAAGTTTTCTCCCCGTCACGGCGGATGCTCCTCGTGGGTATTGCCGCCGGCCTTCTCTCTGTTTCGAGTGTCGCGGCGAGTTTGCCGCCCCACGATCTTGATCCGACGCCGGAGCATCCCCGGAATTCCGAAGGCAGCTATCTGACGCTTCGCTCCGGGCGGATCCTGTTCGAGTACTCGCAGTTTTCAGACGGCCAGCAGGATCACAGCCCCTCGGCTATTGCTGAAATCCATTCGGACGATCAGGGGCGGACATGGAGCCAGCCCAAGGTGGTGGTCCCGACCGGCACTTATCAGAATGTCATGAGCGTTTCGCTGCTCCGGCTCGCCAGCGGCAAGATCGCGCGCTTCTACGCCGTGAAGAGGAGCAAATGGCTGGACTGCCACGCCATGATATCGCTCTCGAGCGATGAAGGGGGCACCTGGTCCGAGCCCAGGCCCGTGACCGCCGCGCCGGGTTACTTTGTCCTGAACAACGATCGCGTCATCCAGACCAAGACCGGGCGGATCATCGTTCCTTTCGGTTTTCATCGGAGCCGGGGCGTCGCGGATGAGGAGTCGTCGTGGGATCCTCGCGCCCTCGCGATCTGGTATTACTCGGACGACGAGGGCGCCTCGTGGAAGGAGTCGGACACGTGGTGGGCGATTCCCGCACTGAGCACCTCGGGCCTGCAGGAGCCTGGCGTGGTCGAACTTTCCGATGGTTCGGTCTATGCCTGGTTCCGCACCGACCAGGGCGCGCAATATGAGTCCATTTCCAAGGACAATGGTGTGAGCTGGAGCCTGCCCCGCCCAACTGAATTGAAATCCCCCGTGTCGCCGGCGAGCATCAAGCGGCTGCCGCATTCGGCCACCCTCATGGTGGTTTACAACGATCATTCCGGCAAGGTGCCGGCGCCGGCGAACCCGAAGCAGCGCGCGCCGCTGGCGGTGGCGTTTTCGACCGACGGGGCCAGGACTTGGGGACCGTCCCAGGTGATCGAGGACGATCTCACGGGGTGGTACTGCTACACGGCGATCCACTTTACCGATGATGCGGTGCTGCTCTCTTACGTGGCCGGCAATGCGGAGATCGGCCGCCTCTCCCGCTTGCGGCTTCGCCGAATTCCGTTTGCCTCGTTGCCCGTCCCCCCGAACTGA
- a CDS encoding SGNH/GDSL hydrolase family protein, which yields MAAAFLGMAATFSQAQPAPEPTPLADLVTLQAELAQPSKPLTWVISGDSITQGAKWLGRERSYPELIQERVRWEMNRRRDFFVNSAISGEKTAGLRADFAWRVLRFHPDVVSIMIGMNDAVAGPAGRAAFEAELREMVRQVRVAGAIPLLHRTNPVDTDNPDTLTRTDLPAYNEIIAQVAGSTGTILIDHWTRWLEARPTVAGRREWLADPIHPNGAGHRQFAIEFFKAIGRYDSAAASTRP from the coding sequence ATGGCCGCCGCATTCCTGGGCATGGCCGCGACCTTTTCTCAGGCCCAGCCCGCTCCTGAACCGACACCCTTGGCCGACCTCGTGACCCTGCAGGCGGAGCTTGCGCAACCGTCCAAGCCGCTGACTTGGGTAATCTCGGGAGACTCGATCACTCAGGGGGCGAAGTGGCTGGGCCGCGAGCGGTCCTATCCCGAGTTGATCCAGGAACGTGTCCGGTGGGAAATGAACCGTCGCCGTGACTTTTTCGTCAACTCCGCCATCTCGGGCGAAAAGACGGCCGGGCTGCGGGCCGACTTCGCGTGGCGGGTGCTGCGCTTCCATCCGGATGTCGTCTCCATCATGATCGGTATGAACGATGCCGTTGCCGGCCCGGCCGGGCGCGCCGCGTTCGAGGCCGAACTGCGCGAAATGGTCCGGCAGGTCCGTGTCGCCGGGGCTATTCCCCTGCTCCACCGCACCAATCCCGTGGACACAGACAACCCCGACACTCTCACGCGCACCGACCTGCCCGCCTACAATGAAATCATCGCGCAGGTGGCCGGTTCCACCGGCACGATCCTCATCGATCATTGGACCCGCTGGCTCGAGGCCAGGCCGACGGTCGCGGGGCGGCGCGAATGGCTGGCGGATCCGATCCATCCGAATGGCGCCGGCCATCGCCAGTTCGCGATCGAGTTTTTCAAGGCGATCGGGCGCTACGACTCCGCCGCCGCAAGCACCCGGCCTTGA
- a CDS encoding sialidase family protein: protein MKSSFTVSRARCLVPLLLVFLLPAQTCAAPALLEQTDVFVAGHDGVFQYRIPGIITSNQGTLVAFCDARMERAGDPPNRIDLVMKRSVDGGKTWGPLRTLVDNGKGAVADSCGLVDRQTGTLWIFSVYAPEGVGSQNAADGVAGATFQFKTITSDDDGLTWSGPKDFTPMMKRPDWAAGSTGVGNGIQMRNGRLILPRYNADYRRPRATPETATSFVCYSDDHGKTWKMGAPVQGAGGANECQVAELTDGTLMINMRGMAGNARKVAYSKDGGATWSPPVEDPALIEPRCQGSLCRLTGASTPDRSRLLFANPASLKRENLTVRLSFDEGRTWVAAKSIHPGPAAYSCLTGLPDQSAGCLYECGEKDPYEKITFARFNVEWLTDGKDTLMSR, encoded by the coding sequence ATGAAATCATCCTTCACCGTTTCGCGCGCCCGATGCCTCGTCCCGTTGCTGCTGGTCTTTTTGCTCCCGGCGCAAACTTGCGCCGCACCGGCATTGCTGGAGCAAACCGACGTGTTCGTGGCCGGGCATGACGGCGTGTTCCAATACCGCATCCCCGGGATCATCACATCGAACCAAGGCACGCTGGTCGCCTTCTGCGACGCCCGGATGGAGAGGGCCGGTGATCCGCCGAATCGTATCGATCTGGTCATGAAGCGCAGCGTTGACGGCGGGAAAACCTGGGGACCGCTGCGGACGCTGGTTGACAACGGCAAGGGGGCCGTCGCGGATTCCTGCGGGCTGGTGGACCGCCAGACGGGCACCCTGTGGATTTTCAGTGTCTACGCCCCCGAGGGGGTTGGCAGTCAAAACGCCGCCGACGGAGTTGCGGGCGCAACCTTTCAATTCAAAACGATCACCAGTGACGACGACGGCCTCACCTGGTCAGGGCCTAAGGATTTCACACCGATGATGAAGCGGCCGGATTGGGCTGCCGGCTCCACCGGGGTGGGCAACGGCATCCAGATGAGAAACGGCCGGCTGATCCTGCCCCGATACAACGCCGACTATCGCCGCCCGCGCGCCACGCCCGAGACGGCGACCTCGTTCGTGTGCTACAGCGATGACCACGGAAAGACGTGGAAGATGGGAGCGCCGGTCCAGGGTGCCGGCGGCGCGAACGAATGCCAGGTCGCGGAGCTGACCGATGGCACCCTGATGATCAACATGAGGGGCATGGCGGGCAACGCCCGCAAAGTGGCCTACAGCAAGGACGGTGGCGCGACCTGGTCGCCTCCGGTGGAAGATCCGGCGCTGATCGAGCCGCGCTGTCAGGGCAGCCTATGCCGGCTCACGGGCGCTTCCACGCCTGATCGTAGCCGGCTGTTGTTTGCCAACCCCGCCAGCCTGAAGCGGGAGAATCTGACCGTGCGTCTGAGCTTCGACGAGGGACGCACTTGGGTGGCAGCGAAGTCGATCCACCCGGGCCCCGCCGCCTATTCGTGCCTGACCGGGCTCCCCGATCAGAGCGCGGGGTGCCTCTACGAGTGCGGGGAAAAGGACCCTTATGAGAAAATCACCTTCGCCCGCTTCAACGTGGAATGGCTGACGGATGGGAAAGATACGTTGATGTCACGCTGA